Genomic DNA from Solanum dulcamara chromosome 4, daSolDulc1.2, whole genome shotgun sequence:
TTTCTGTGTGGTTTGATTGCTATTATACAGCGGGGTGTGCACAAACTGATCGGCCGCATATTATCCGGTTTTcctaaaaaaaaacaaaacacaaATAACATCTTTGACTTTAAATTAAGTTGATGTTTTGTTAAACAAACATCAAGAGGAGATTGGGCAAAAGTAATTGACATTTCAATAGAGGACCATCCTTCGGTTTAGGGGGTCAGTACTCCTTTGATTCGTAGAAATGAGAATTTGACTCCACGAGATATTGAACAAAAGACTGTTGAATAAGCCTATTTCTTGCATATACCAATTGAAGCATTTTGGGTAATTGAGAATCAAAACGTTAAAACTTCTTATTGCAGAGCTTTTGGCGTATATATCGATTACTGCTCGCATAAACCACTGCTCTAATAATTTAGTATACTCCAATATTGTTGAGGGTGATCTACTCAATTATTTGCCATGTCCTAATATATGGACGCTTTCTATTTGATTTCCTTAAACTTctaagtttatttttattttaaactaaGTTGTAAAGATTCAAAACTTACAGTTCTTGATTCCCCCATTAACATATAGTATGATGTAATTACCTCTCATGCATGCCACTTCAATTTTGTCATCACATGATGAAGAGTTCTTAAACACTATAAATCATAATCGAGTTCAATGACAGAAATGGTACCCAGTCTCAAAGACACTTGCTGAGAAGGCTGCATGGGAATTTGCTGAGAAGAATGGAGTGGATGTGGTAGCAATTAATCCAGCTACATGTCTTGGACAACTTCTCCAACCTGGTCTGAATGCAAGCTGCGCTGTTTTGCAACAACTGCTTCAGGGATATACAGATACCCAAGAGCATCATTGGTTAGGGGCTGTGCACGTCAAAGATGTGGCAGCGGCACAGATTTTGTTATTTGAGAGCCCTCATGCTTCTGGGAGATACCTATGTACCAATGGCATTTACCAGTTTGGTGATTTCGCTGACAGAGTCTCAAAACTTTCCCCTGAATTCCCTGTCCACAGGTttgcctctctctctctctctgtcgTAACTATTTTCCTTTAAGTTCTCTCTATGGTAACTATCCTCAAGTTTAATCTTCTGTTATTGGCAAAACTAGCACATATATCGATTCTGTTTCAGTCCTTTGAAAAGATTCGAGTTAATCAGATGGAAAGGGATGTATTCACATCTGTTAATCCCGTCTTGTCTTCTTCTCAATTAATAACATTTTAAGCTTTATCAACACTGGATTTGACATAGCCAACTAGTTATTTATTCACCACTGTTGCTCAAAAGTGTAGAATTCAACTATGCTTTCTTTAACTGGATGATGATAAACttaaattttgatgttgttttacaattcaacagTATGAAATGAGCAGGTTGAGTCGGTGAGACCTGATCTCCACCTGGAGAATCTTCAGGCATAACACATAGGCAATCACTTTTATCACTACCTTAATAGTTTAATACACCCCAATCCCTCATTGGAAAACTCTTACTTTTGTTTTGGTCTTTACCTAGTAAATGTTGACCTTTTCCTTTAAATTGTTAACTTTTTCCGCTCACCAACTCCTCAACTGAAAAATTAATAGTTTTatgttatttcaaaaaatgaaaCAGCATTTCAACTAATTactcctttattttttaaacatttAAAGCTAATTCCTCTACATCCCCTCAAACAACCACTTTGGACTCTCCAAATATTAGTAAACTGTTTGAATGGGATTTTATACTGCATATGGTAAAAAAATGTTTACAACATTAAGTTTAATTGTGAACAGATGACGTTTAGGAGGGAGATTAATATTCTATACTCAATAGAAAAATCTAGTGCAAAGTAAGTGATATTATGAAGTGATTGCTATGAATGATGTATGGTTTATAGTAGTGGGGTGGCGGGAGCTGCCATTCTACACTTAGATATGTAGGGTAGCTTAGTGCACAAAGCATCTCGTGTTAGAAGGGTCCAGGGAAGGGCTGCACCCCAAGGGGTGTGATGTAGATAGCCTTCCACTTCTTCGGTATGAAAACTAACATGTGCAGTAGATACCTAACTTGTAGGAGTATAGATACAAATTGCTCTCACCTGACCCCACCTCAAGTATTAGCTTCAAAGGAATTTTAATTGCACAACACACATTCAGAAGTCACAACTGTCAAGAATCAAGACCACCTTTATGTTATCCTGGCCTTTAACAACCCCACTCTAAAACTGTTAGGCTACCCAAAGAAACCCCACTATGAAGTGCTAGCTACATCTATAGCATTCCAAGTCCCACTGATCTCCTTCCATGTTACCCACTCAGCTTATCCTTCCTTTTAGAGATTCTATTCTTGTTATCCTGAATAGTTTTACGACTGAGACATATTGCTGAAGTTCCGACTCATCATCTTTTAGTAATGTAAATCTAGTTAACATGTTGTTTTAAGTAATTTGTAATTCAAGTTCGACGTTTCATAATTTGTATCAGGGTCTCTGCATAATCAGCTTAACTTTATTTGATAACTTCAAATGTATACTGAGGTTGGTACTGTACGAATTTTATTTCAGTACAATCCACTTTGTCTGGTTGTGCTGGAGTTATCAACCATCCGTTTGCTCCTAACTACCATGTGCCTCTATTGAAATGTTTCCTCAGTGCATTTATTTAGCCACGATTATAACCAGGTTGACTCTAGACTTCATTTTTATGAGCATTCAATGTGCTTTTCTACAAGTTCATGTGCAAAATCCGTGTCCTTTTTACTAACAAGTTTCCTATATTCTACTTTTAATCAAATTGGAAGTTCCTCACTTCTGTTATTTCTTTTCGCGAACTGCTTTGATAAATTTGTTTTTGAGCTGGCAATTTgtcagaaacaacctctctaccttccAAAATAGGAAAGTCTGTGTACACACTACCTATCTCCCCAGACTCCAcatgtgggattacactggatatgttgcatcagaaaataattttttttattgcccCTTTGAGAATTTCTCTCATGTCTTAGTTTCAATTGCATAATTtaccattttttttaataagataaAAGGAGTCTTTTTTGTATGATTGGTCTGGTCTTGTCTCAAATAATAGTGGATAATTTTGAATACAGGTTCACAGGGGAGACCCAGCCAGGCTTGGTGGCTTGCAAAGATGctgcaaaaaaattgattgatttGGGACTAATTCTCACACCAGTTGAAGATGCTATTAAGGATACAGTGGATAGCCTTGAAGCCAAAGGCTTCCTCAATTAATTATCTTGATCCCACTTGCTTTTGGAAATTCACATGATCCTCTTTTTGCTTACATGGATTCATAATAAACCAttaaatgaataatttattagtatCTGTCTTTTTGGgtaatttaattcatttattaGAAACCCTGTGGAGATAATTATTATACCTGCTATCGTGTTACTTTAGATTTCCAATGAGATTAAATGGATCATGAcccttttttgtttttaattcaCAATGATGATTAAAACCATAGATTACCCTTGATAACGGAcacttatttaaaaatttatgattttttaaaatttatctaTCTATTAGGGATCCTGAGCTGATTATTATCTATCTCTTTTCCGTTTTACATAGAACAAAAGAAATCAttgttaattttgttttttcatcGATCGGTCAATATTGTTATAATTCttcaacttttttattttatgctgTTTCTTTTGCTTCAATTATCGTATTATTTATGGTTGTTACTGTTTTTCATTACTGTATTTTTTTTGATACTTGATTTGATATGTTTTACTTAGGTCGAGGATTcatcgaaaacaacctctctatcttcaCAAGTAGACATAAGGCTGTGTACACGCTATCTTCTTCCTAATTAATTTGTTGGATTAGAGCGAGCATGTTTGTTGATGAAATCCAAAATGGTGCATAGTGTTtgctttttcttttgaaaagatTGATTTTTGATGCTTTCTTGAATTCCTTACCACTCCATGCTCTGTCAATGTGTGAGAATCAGAATTCAGAAGAATAGCTCCaaaacttattattttttttccgatCACCGAAAGATAAGttataaaataacatcaaagtaATAAGTGAAATTGTCTTACTTAATAAGTACAAAGAACTGATTTGGCTGGTTTTAGCAGGTACTACATGATACTGCAGAATTATTCTACTACTTTGAATGGATTCAGATTTATTACTGTTTTTAAAAGGagaggaaaaaaattgaataacaAATTCCTACACTAGTagaaaaaaagtaatttaaGTTTTGTCTATTAGGGTATTTTGTTTGTGTTACATTTTTTGTGAGTTAGCTAAGTGGCACGTGATTGAGGGGACCAAAGTTAAAAGATGGAACCTTTGGGGTATGTTGTTGTCACCCATAGCCAAAGCAAGTTTAGgtagaaaaataaatgaattgtgAACAATATTAGTCTGGCTTTAGTTGTTAGTCCTTTTCTTCATCTCTATTCTTTTCTAGACttttaacaaacaaaaaaatgattctttaattttattcgAAAAAAGAGGTACAAAGGGCTAAGGGAGTGGGGAAGACGATGCACATGGTATGTTTGGTAGCCTCTTTTATATtagaacatcaacaacaacataacaaCATAGCTAGAGCACCACGAATTGGTTCCGGTGAGGATAGAAGGTACGCAGATTTTATCATTATCTTGTAAAAGTAGAAAGACTATTTTCAAAAGACTATTGGCTCAAGTGCGATAACTTAtgtataaagaagaagaaaacaatgatgAAAACTAATAAGAGAAGTAGTGTACAACTTAAAAGAAAGaatacaaacaacaacaaaatagtgtaGTAACCGAAAtcgagtaattttttttttaaaaaatattagaagaGAACAAAAAATAGGagagaaaaattgaaagaagagTGGAGATAATGACTAGCAATTTTAATCATGGAGTTTTCTCTGGCATTCCATGTGCAACAATCACCTCTTCCCACTTATTATTTAACAttacacatatatattatataaccAATtccccttcttttctttcaaaacaatCTAACATTGTACTTTGATTTAACAACCCCCCACCCCCTCTCAACCATATATATCCTTAAATTCATCTATCTTTTCCCTGAATTTGAGGAACAAAACTGAAAAACTCCCTTCTAAAACTTTCTCATATATCCTTTTAGTATTCAAGATGAGTAATCTTACTTCTAGTCCTGCACCTTGTAGTAGATCATGGTAAGTTATACTGCTACCTTTTTTGTTTATGTCACGCGTACGTCTATATGTTCAAttaagttttatatatatatatatatatatagtataaattGTCGTTCTATTTTTTAGATTATCATATCAGACTTgctataaaaaattatatgtttgGAATACTTGTATAGGTCAATTAGTGAGGATTCATTGAGAAGATATGTGTTCTATGCAAGTGAAAATTGCATCCAAGAATTGTTATCAGCTTCAGATTCAAAAAGTTATAACGATGGCTGGAAAATACTAGGCGTAGATAACGGCGTCGAGATATCTAAACGCCGTTCAggttcacttcacacttttcgTAGCCGTTGGTTGCTTAAATCTGTCTCTCCTCAACAATTCATCACTGTAGCTAACGCCATCGATGCTGCACGGGTgagtttaaaaaagaagaagtaaatTATCGctttattttctaaaatgacAAGTATTATAGATGAAATTTTTTGGATCGAAACGAGtttaattttatcttctttttttttttgattaatgGACGAAATTAAAATGACAGCAATGGGATGGGGACCTAGTAGAAGCAAGATATATAAAGGATTTGGAAGATAATTTGAGTATTATACGCCTTAGATTTGGGGAAAACTCAAAGCCACTCTTCAGAAACAGAGAATTTATTGTCTATGAACGTCGTGAAACTATGGATGATGGTACCCTGGTACGTATAATTAAATTGCAAGTTGATACCAAATGCACGTAtgattgtatataattatttttatttttaaaatattgattattAATGGTGTAGGTAGTAGCAGTAGCTTCTCTTCCAAAAGAGATAGCAGCAGGTTTGCACCCAAAGCAAAACAATGCAATACGAGGTCTACTGTTGCAATCTGGATGGGTTGTTGAGAAAATTGACCATGATTCTTGCATGGTCACTTACGTTGTTCAGGTAATATTCAAGGTCAACTTACGCATATCTTCTTGACTACTTCAATTTTTGAATATCATGACTTCTCAAAAGCATAAGTATACACCGTGTGATTCTGTTCACCGATATTTGGACAGATAAGGGAAATTATATAAtggagtatttttttttgtccGATGAAATGTCAATTATAGTTTTCAGTGACCGGTAGTGtatgtaaatatattttataatttcatACACAAATTGAaactaattcttttttttttttggatgaaaatttttGCAGTTGGATCCAGCAGGATGGTTACCAAAATGCTTCGTGAATCGTTTGAACACAAAGTTGGTCATGATCATTGACAACCTTAAAAAGCAAGTGCTCTCTAGCCCTACCAATAGTGATGATAGTACTTGATTAATTACTACTTTGTACAAAaacccctcccccctccccccccaaaaaaaaagagaagcatAAAGATGAGAAGAGAAGtgagtaatttttttattatatagttttgaatatataaatattaacttCTTTGATCATAAGTAAAAGCCACtaccaaaatattattatttttgcattGAAATTTCCCATTGAAAAATATTATGTGGCTATTTTCATAAAGATTTTAATTGTATTAgtgaggaaaaaaatatttagtgaCTATTTAGAGTATTTCAATGGAACCTGATTTTCACCATGCGCTTTTTCATTGAGTTAGTTTTAGAAAATTTTGTTTtatatcataaattttcattaatttgcAATGAAAAAAAACTTGTGTTTCTAATAGTGATCCCTCGTAATCCCTACCCCATCCTTCAGTACCAAATgatgaaaaggaaaaggaaaaggaaattaTTAACCTTTTGTACCTTTAATTAAATGGGAGGGGAGGACCATGGCATATTCGTTTAGCAATAGGAgatgttttgaattttgaatcatTACCTTAGTAAATAACCATTGATAGCTATAAAGCAGGAATTAGAGTTTCCAATGTCATAATGAGGATATTGTTAAAAGTTGAAGAGACAATATGATAACAGGAGCATCTTTATAATAGTATGGATCCACTTATTAATTAATTTCGTAAGTGGTTGCTATGATTATAAAGTTCTAGTTTCCAACTAGCATGATTAATTGGGCATTGACATTTTGGTTCAATCAgattcttcaaattttgataattaTAGATAATTGTCCATAATTTATGATcagtaaattaaaaaataaatagataaccTGTTAAATTGTATTAATAATTTTGTAATTTCATTAACAACTTCAAACATAGATTTAAACTTTATCATTATATACAAGTTAAATTCTTTTTATCATATTTGAAACTGTTAGTGACAAGTGCACCATTCAATTAAccttttttttagttaattgGTAATATAACTTGGATAACTCAGGTGCACcattcaatatttttagagCATACGCAAAAAGACCATAAATTCCCGTGTATTATACTTTGCATAGTAAATATACCCCTGCCTCTGTCCAaattaattatcatattttgcTTTTCAAGAGTTAAATTGTGCccactttgatcaacatttgaAAAGttatactccctctattccaaaataattgaattgttaaagtattttttagtgttcaaaataattgaattgttcattGTTCAAGATATATGTTGAAATTTTTCCCAATTTTACCcttcattaattaaatttcaagGTTAAGTTCcaagaatgaattaaatgagtATTGAGAGTTAACATGTAGTTTGAAAATggcaaaaatgagaaaacatgACTAATTtatgtctttattttttttctcttaaaatgtGTGCatatttcaataattcaattattttgaaatggagAGAGTAAGTTTTTCATCAAATTGaactaaaaaaaagttataacttgttgcataaattttaattatattgtaAAATATATGGGAACTTTAAAAATTGATCGAATTGACTTAAAGAAGATAGTAGTACgttttagaaaaatatatgtCCCGTCATAATTAAGGTTTTTATGAGATGGGGTCAGTCATTTACCTGTATTCTCTTTAGCAAGTCTAGTGATTAATTAAATTGGTATGACCTATTCTAATTAGACTTTTCAAATGAAAATCAATGAAAAAGATGCCACAATTCTAATTGAAGTGACACGAATTACAATTCTACGCACTTCTCTTTTGCTTTACCAATACATGAAATAagagattttatcattttgatgataaaaaataaaataaaataaaaatagagagagagatCAATACGTATACTCTTGACCTCGTATAAATTTAACTGTATCGTTTTTTGGGTAAACAGATTGGTTAAAGTCGTACAGATTTATATGTTGCACCTTACCTAATTGGAGCAAATCGACTGGCTGTGATCAACACATGGTGACATAAGGGCCTTGCCAGTTGCCAAATTCatctaaaattcaaatttctcTACGAATTTGAAGGTAGCAGCAAAATTTTAAAGATTAGACAAGTTTCAACAAAACCTACTAACATTTTTCC
This window encodes:
- the LOC129885979 gene encoding cinnamoyl-CoA reductase 1, translated to MSNEKPPVCVTGANGFIGSWVVQTLLNRGYTTIHVAIFPGSDPSHLYSLDGASNPGVRILVHEVNILDADAVSRAIEGCGGGGVFHVASPCTLEDPVDPQKELVEPAVQGTINVLTAAKKFNVRRVVLTSSISAMVPNPGWPKNKVFDESSWTDVDYCKSRQKWYPVSKTLAEKAAWEFAEKNGVDVVAINPATCLGQLLQPGLNASCAVLQQLLQGYTDTQEHHWLGAVHVKDVAAAQILLFESPHASGRYLCTNGIYQFGDFADRVSKLSPEFPVHRFTGETQPGLVACKDAAKKLIDLGLILTPVEDAIKDTVDSLEAKGFLN
- the LOC129884620 gene encoding uncharacterized protein LOC129884620 isoform X1, which gives rise to MHMVCLVASFILEHQQQHNNIARAPRIGSGEDRRSISEDSLRRYVFYASENCIQELLSASDSKSYNDGWKILGVDNGVEISKRRSGSLHTFRSRWLLKSVSPQQFITVANAIDAARQWDGDLVEARYIKDLEDNLSIIRLRFGENSKPLFRNREFIVYERRETMDDGTLVVAVASLPKEIAAGLHPKQNNAIRGLLLQSGWVVEKIDHDSCMVTYVVQLDPAGWLPKCFVNRLNTKLVMIIDNLKKQVLSSPTNSDDST
- the LOC129884620 gene encoding uncharacterized protein LOC129884620 isoform X2, yielding MSNLTSSPAPCSRSWSISEDSLRRYVFYASENCIQELLSASDSKSYNDGWKILGVDNGVEISKRRSGSLHTFRSRWLLKSVSPQQFITVANAIDAARQWDGDLVEARYIKDLEDNLSIIRLRFGENSKPLFRNREFIVYERRETMDDGTLVVAVASLPKEIAAGLHPKQNNAIRGLLLQSGWVVEKIDHDSCMVTYVVQLDPAGWLPKCFVNRLNTKLVMIIDNLKKQVLSSPTNSDDST